The following coding sequences lie in one Spinacia oleracea cultivar Varoflay chromosome 1, BTI_SOV_V1, whole genome shotgun sequence genomic window:
- the LOC130465499 gene encoding uncharacterized protein, which translates to MSIKLVIGDEVVTIVSAYAPQAGLEASTRQEFWEDLEEVVQRVPRSEKLIIGGDLNGHVGSSRDGFESIHGGFGYGERNEAGNAILDFALAYDLGIMNTWFEKRESHLVTYRSGDNTSQIDFFLVRIALRQCYTNCKVIPGESTTTQHRLVVLDFQGRSYIRKSRPLVEPRIKWWKLQGEQQLKFVEKVASEGIWARDMDLDVDSLWTRMEHTIKGVAREVLGESKGIMPPSKDTSWWNEVVQQAIKSKRECYKELGKCRSDENYEKYKEAKREAKKVVREARAKVNHDLYARLDTKEGEKDIYRLARMRDRKTRDIGRIKCVKDVDQKVLVGDKEIKDRWRFYFDSLFNGDQGRDIGDTNIARDMVNLDFMRRIQKREVEMALKKMGRKRAVGPDGIPIEVWRCLGERGVVWLTTLFNKIWGSNRMPLEWRKSTNIPLYKNKGDVQDCANYRGIKLMSHTMKLWKRIIEQRLRKTVKISENQFGFMPGRSTMEAIHLIRQQMENYRDKKKDLHMVFIDLEKAYVVGFFR; encoded by the coding sequence ATGAGTATTAAGCTTGTGATAGGGGATGAAGTTGTAACTATTGTGAGTGCCTATGCACCACAAGCAGGACTAGAGGCGTCAACTAGACAAGAATTTTGGGAGGATTTAGAAGAAGTGGTGCAACGTGTCCCTAGAAGTGAGAAACTGATCATTGGTGGGGATCTCAACGGACATGTAGGCTCGAGTCGCGATGGATTTGAAAGCATTCATGGTGGTTTTGGGTATGGGGAGCGGAATGAAGCGGGAAATGctattttggattttgcattGGCATATGACTTGGGTATAATGAACACTTGGTTTGAGAAAAGAGAATCTCACCTAGTAACCTATAGGAGTGGAGATAATACGAGTCAAATTGACTTCTTTTTAGTAAGGATTGCTTTGAGACAGTGTTACACCAATTGTAAGGTGATTCCGGGTGAGAGTACAACAACCCAACATAGACTTGTGGTACTTGATTTTCAAGGTAGAAGTTATATAAGAAAGAGTAGACCACTAGTGGAGCCTAGGATCAAGTGGTGGAAACTTCAAGGGGAGCAACAACTAAAATTCGTGGAAAAGGTGGCAAGTGAAGGTATTTGGGCCCGGGATATGGATTTGGATGTAGACTCATTATGGACAAGAATGGAGCACACCATAAAGGGAGTGGCGAGAGAAGTCCTAGGGGAATCTAAAGGAATCATGCCACCAAGTAAGGACACATCTTGGTGGAACGAAGTTGTGCAACAAGCTATAAAGAGCAAACGAGAATGCTATAAAGAGTTGGgaaaatgtagaagtgatgAGAACTACGAGAAGTACAAGGAGGCTAAAAGGGAAGCAAAGAAGGTCGTAAGAGAAGCTAGAGCAAAGGTGAATCATGATCTTTACGCAAGATTGGATACAAAGGAAGGTGAAAAAGACATCTATAGACTTGCTCGAATGAGAGATAGAAAGACGCGAGACATCGGGAGGATTAAATGTGTGAAAGATGTTGATCAAAAAGTTTTGGTGGGAGATAAGGAAATCAAGGATAGATGGAGGTTCTACTTTGATAGCTTGTTCAACGGGGATCAAGGGCGCGATATTGGGGATACAAATATCGCTAGGGATATGGTTAACCTAGACTTTATGCGAAGAATTCAAAAGAGAGAAGTCGAAATGGCACTGAAAAAGATGGGACGCAAGAGGGCAGTGGGGCCCGATGGTATACCTATCGAAGTCTGGAGATGcttgggagagagaggggttgtatggttaacaactcttttcaaCAAGATCTGGGGAAGTAATAGGATGCCATTAGAGTGGAGGAAGAGTACTAACATCCCCTTGTACAAGAATAAGGGTGATGTCCAGGATTGTGCCAACTATCGAGGAATCAAACTAATGAGTCATACTATGAAACTTTGGAAGCGGATTATTGAGCAAAGACTGAGGAAAACTGTGAAAATTTCGGAGAACCAGTTTGGATTTATGCCTGGGAGATCGACTATGGAGGCCATTCATCTTATAAGGCAACAAATGGAGAATTATCGGGATAAGAAGAAGGACTTACATATGGTTTTCATAGATTTGGAGAAGGCgtatgttgtggggtttttccggtga